In the genome of Microplitis demolitor isolate Queensland-Clemson2020A chromosome 5, iyMicDemo2.1a, whole genome shotgun sequence, the window AAGAAATCAGTatgatcaagaaaaaaataccaaataaaATACTCATGACTTAGTGAAAATTTGGTTATAAGTACtgtcaaagtttaaaaaaataataacacaaaataaaaatttcttaaaatattaaatttattagttttttaacaaaattgttgtatattgataaattacatttttattttctacataattaaaaaattaataagtgaatAAAATGGTTCAAATACACATGAAGAAATTTTGAACACTTAgaaatgtaaattttcttaattattgtttaaaaagaataattaaccttaataaaaaaaaaacttattaattttttgatgtttgTGATTTTCAGTGTTACTTTTATGATTGAAATAGAGGTTATGGTAGTATATTTCTCTTCTTACTCCAGCTATCTATTTTTTCCTTTGATTTTATTTCCAAGAAGCAAccggaaatttataaaatatataatcgtTTCTTCTGCTTGTATGTTCGGAGTCAGTTTactttttaaagaaaaagggGCATCCGTTAACtcgaaaattctaaaaaatttccgCTCCTCCGTAGACTAATTTTCCGAGATAATGGATTTCGACTGTAacctgtaaaaaataattgtacagTTCAATTGCGAAGCAATGAGATGTGTTCTGCTTACGCTTACTCATTTATCTTgattttccaattttattttttttaggaccCGCATTCTGGGGTTTAATTAATCCAGAATGGTCACTCTGTAATAAAGGACGTAGACAATCTCCAGTAGATCTCGAACCAAAGAGACTACTTTTTGATCGTAATCTTCAGCCACTTCATTTAGACAAACACGCTATACGTGGAATACTCTCGAACACTGGACATGGAGTTGTTTTCTCTGTAGACAATGGTACACAACATCCCGTTAATATATCAGGCGGACCACTAAGTTATCGCTATCAATTTCATGAAATTCACTTGCATTACGGTATGAGTGATCAACATGGAAGCGAACATACCGTAGATGGTTATGCATTCCCCGCTGAggtatatttcaatttaaataaacatatttgTCAACTATTTACTACTTTTTTTCACTCCGTTTAATAACTCATGTAATTATTCAACAGATTCAAATATTCGGATTCAATTCCCagctttataataatttttccgatGCACTCCATAGACCTCAAGGAATCGTAGCAGTTTCTTTATTACTTCAAGTAtgtgttatatttattaattgatcgttaacttatttaaaaaaaattttttaaaatttatttcagttaGGGGATCTTTCAAACCCTGAATTGAGAcaatttacagataaattaaacgaaataaaatatggaGGTGAGTTTAACAATGAAAGTTGTTTagagtaaatgaaataaaaaaaaaagatatcaatGAATTACTGGATATTTTGaatcaattcattaaaatataattcgtaataaaatatgtctgtatgtagattgaaaaaaaaagaattttcaattaaaattatggttttttaaaaactattatttttaacattaatattatttcaaattaattaacttctggacaaaaaaaagttgttgaaATGAacgttgaaataaaataaatattgaataatgcGAATGTTTCGTTAATTTTCGAACTATTTGATTCGAAGTTCGAATCGATTTGATACGAATAATTCGTaagttttcgaattatttgaaaacccgagtcaaaaaaccAATTCGAATTTGAGTTTCTAAGTTCTCAATGAGGTTTCCGAGGATCAGTTTAGAATTTTAAGATCGACAATAGTATAGAAAGTTATTctagtttagtcctcaaagtAGTAGTTACGACCCAATTTACCACTTTTAGAACTAAACTGGAATAACATAATCTGGATTAGAGtctcaaaatactcaaaacataaagaaataattttatccacaTTTGAACCTCAGAAGTCTCATTCAACGCATTTTCTCCCCTCCCTTttctatctaaaatttttcaaagtccgaattataacttttgattCGTTGAGGATTTGGAggtcttagttataatttaaaatcgataaattgttTGCATTTAGACCTCATAGTTATCATTGAGAATTTTGAGTACTAAAGTAAAGTTACTTTCTGGGcggcaaataaaaaatcaacgaAATTGAG includes:
- the LOC103580932 gene encoding carbonic anhydrase-related protein 10 — protein: MATYSSVYLGIWGVIIFVLIKESRPVSWEEWWTYDGISGPAFWGLINPEWSLCNKGRRQSPVDLEPKRLLFDRNLQPLHLDKHAIRGILSNTGHGVVFSVDNGTQHPVNISGGPLSYRYQFHEIHLHYGMSDQHGSEHTVDGYAFPAEIQIFGFNSQLYNNFSDALHRPQGIVAVSLLLQLGDLSNPELRQFTDKLNEIKYGGEVTEITRFAVRDLLPDTNHYMTYEGSITMPACHETTTWIILNKPIYITKQQLIALRALMQGDKRHSKAPLGNNFRPPQLLHHRPVRTNIDFSVQGVKNCPTMYRDIYYKANSWEQSD